From the genome of Populus alba chromosome 10, ASM523922v2, whole genome shotgun sequence, one region includes:
- the LOC118043328 gene encoding anthranilate synthase alpha subunit 1, chloroplastic, whose translation MQTLSFSNCLSLSSHRLCPVPFTGISTRRSSSVSCVRPLKCISLSSDSLVVDATEFKEAAKNGNLVPLHTCIFSDQLTPVTAYRCLVKEDDRDAPSFLFESVEPGSRVSSVGRYSVVGAQPSIEIVAKEDKVSLMDHEAGTLIEEIVEDAMLVPRRISEAWKPQLIDGLPDAFCGGWVGYFSYDTVRYTEKKKLPFSRAPKDDRNLPDIHLGLYDDVIVFDHVEKKAYIIHWVKIDRYSSIEDAYSDGMKRLEKLLARVLDIDPPRLSPGSVKLHTQHFGPLLKNSNMTSDEYKQAVLRAKEHIQAGDIFQIVLSQRFERRTFADPFEIYRALRVVNPSPYMTYLQARGCILVASSPEILTRVKNNRVVNRPLAGTVRRGKTPEEDEVLEEQLLKDPKQCAEHTMLVDLGRNDVGKVSKHGSVKVERLMNVERYSHVMHISSTVTGELHDHLTCWDALRAALPVGTVSGAPKVKAMELIDQMEVSRRGPYSGGLGGVSFTGDMDIALALRTMVFPTGTQYNTMYSYKDAQLRREWIAYLQAGAGIVADSVPDDEHRECQNKAAGLARAIDLAESTFVNKP comes from the exons ATGCAAACCCTAAGCTTCTCAAACTGCTTGTCTCTGTCCAGTCACCGGCTCTGTCCAGTCCCGTTCACCGGCATTTCAACGAGGAGGTCCAGCTCAGTCTCGTGTGTCCGTCCACTCAAGTGCATTTCCCTTTCCAGTGATTCTCTAG TAGTTGATGCCACCGAGTTCAAGGAAGCTGCTAAAAATGGAAATTTGGTACCTCTTCACACCTGTATATTCTCTGACCAGCTCACTCCAGTCACTGCTTATCGGTGTTTGGTGAAAGAAGATGATAGAGATGCTCCTAGCTTTCTATTTGAGTCAGTGGAGCCTGGTTCTCGGGTTTCAAGTGTG GGGCGTTACAGTGTGGTTGGAGCTCAACCATCAATTGAGATTGTAGCAAAAGAAGATAAGGTTAGTCTGATGGACCATGAAGCAGGTACATTGATTGAGGAGATTGTCGAAGATGCGATGCTGGTTCCAAGAAGAATATCAGAGGCTTGGAAACCCCAACTCATTGATGGACTTCCAGACGCATTTTGTG GTGGCTGGGTTGGTTATTTCTCATATGACACTGTTCGATACACGGAGAAGAAAAAGCTGCCATTTTCGAGGGCACCCAAGGATGACAGGAATCTTCCAGACATACATCTGGGACTTTATGATGATGTGATCGTGTTTGATCATGTGGAAAAG AAAGCATACATAATTCACTGGGTGAAGATAGATAGATACTCTTCTATTGAGGATGCATACAGTGATGGAATGAAACGTTTGGAAAAATTGTTGGCCAGAGTACTGGATATTGATCC GCCAAGGCTATCTCCAGGTTCTGTAAAATTACACACTCAGCATTTTGGTCCCTTGTTGAAGAACTCGAACATGACCAGTGATGAATACAAGCAAGCAGTACTACGGGCAAAAGAACATATCCAGGCTGGGGATATTTTCCAGATAGTACTGAGTCAGCGCTTTGAACGCCGAACCTTTGCTGACCCATTTGAAATATATAGAGCATTGAGAGTCGTAAATCCCAGTCCTTACATGACTTACTTGCAA GCTAGAGGGTGTATTCTTGTTGCTTCAAGTCCAGAAATTCTTACACGTGTAAAGAAT AATAGGGTAGTCAATCGGCCACTAGCTGGGACTGTCAGAAGAGGCAAGACAcctgaagaagatgaagtgtTGGAGGAACAATTACTAAAGGATCCAAAGCAGTGTGCAGAACATACCATGCTTGTCGATTTGGGAAGAAATGATGTTGGAAAG GTTTCAAAACATGGTTCTGTGAAGGTGGAAAGGCTTATGAATGTTGAACGATATTCCCATGTTATGCACATAAGCTCCACG GTCACAGGAGAGTTGCATGATCATCTCACTTGCTGGGATGCCCTGCGTGCTGCATTGCCTGTTGGAACTGTCAGTGGAGCACCAAAG GTGAAGGCAATGGAATTGATTGACCAAATGGAGGTGTCGAGGCGTGGCCCATACAGTGGAGGATTAGGTGGGGTTTCCTTCACTGGTGATATGGACATTGCACTGGCTCTTAGGACCATGGTATTCCCAACCGGAACTCAATACAACACAATGTACTCATACAAGGATG
- the LOC118043329 gene encoding uncharacterized protein isoform X1, with protein MPPARRDRRVGLKRIDAALDAVRPMGFPEPLVRRTVRNLLKEYGGYEGWAFIEECCYKLLIDTLLDEVEKSERENCEPGLFTGNDKLKHLIENGPAEDDTVKDEPKAQVHSPNGNSKQVHSPNIHSPASMDIILCPSVSDAPDEKLGVKDFSQQTHSTQASSSHFNSSHTTDIVPRPLKDVSSVVKLEIQSRSPQISSTGVQSPHLFSPSPVDSLPLQRRKPCYGWLSSDDEDEPELLHLTPAT; from the exons ATGCCTCCAGCAAGAAGAGATCGAAGG GTGGGTCTGAAACGCATCGATGCTGCTCTTGACGCTGTACGTCCTATGGGATTCCCGGAACCCTTGGTTCGCAGAACTGTCAGAAATCTCCTAAAG GAATATGGCGGGTATGAAGGTTGGGCTTTCATTGAAGAGTGTTGCTATAAGCTTTTGATTGACACGCTTCTCGATGAGGTAGAGAAATCAGAGAGGGAAAACTGCGAACCAGGATTGTTTACAGGCAATGACAAGCTCAAGCATTTGATTGAGAATGGACCGGCAGAG GATGACACTGTGAAAGATGAACCTAAAGCACAAGTTCACTCACCTAACGGTAATTCCAAGCAAGTTCATTCTCCAAACATTCACTCCCCGGCATCAATGGATATCATTCTATGTCCTTCAGTGAGTGATGCACCTGATGAGAAGCTTGGAGTGAAAGACTTTTCCCAACAAACTCACTCAACACAGGCTTCCTCCTCACACTTCAACTCTTCACATACAACTGACATTGTTCCACGCCCTTTGAAGGATGTTTCATCTGTTGTCAAGCTTGAAATACAGTCCCGCTCTCCACAGATATCCTCCACGGGAGTCCAATCTCCACATTTGTTCTCCCCATCGCCAGTGGATTCTCTCCCTCTTCAGAGGCGTAAACCTTGTTATGGATGGCTTAGCAGTGATGACGAGGATGAGCCAGAGCTCTTACATCTAACACCTGCTACTTAA
- the LOC118043329 gene encoding uncharacterized protein isoform X2 gives MPPARRDRRVGLKRIDAALDAVRPMGFPEPLVRRTEYGGYEGWAFIEECCYKLLIDTLLDEVEKSERENCEPGLFTGNDKLKHLIENGPAEDDTVKDEPKAQVHSPNGNSKQVHSPNIHSPASMDIILCPSVSDAPDEKLGVKDFSQQTHSTQASSSHFNSSHTTDIVPRPLKDVSSVVKLEIQSRSPQISSTGVQSPHLFSPSPVDSLPLQRRKPCYGWLSSDDEDEPELLHLTPAT, from the exons ATGCCTCCAGCAAGAAGAGATCGAAGG GTGGGTCTGAAACGCATCGATGCTGCTCTTGACGCTGTACGTCCTATGGGATTCCCGGAACCCTTGGTTCGCAGAACT GAATATGGCGGGTATGAAGGTTGGGCTTTCATTGAAGAGTGTTGCTATAAGCTTTTGATTGACACGCTTCTCGATGAGGTAGAGAAATCAGAGAGGGAAAACTGCGAACCAGGATTGTTTACAGGCAATGACAAGCTCAAGCATTTGATTGAGAATGGACCGGCAGAG GATGACACTGTGAAAGATGAACCTAAAGCACAAGTTCACTCACCTAACGGTAATTCCAAGCAAGTTCATTCTCCAAACATTCACTCCCCGGCATCAATGGATATCATTCTATGTCCTTCAGTGAGTGATGCACCTGATGAGAAGCTTGGAGTGAAAGACTTTTCCCAACAAACTCACTCAACACAGGCTTCCTCCTCACACTTCAACTCTTCACATACAACTGACATTGTTCCACGCCCTTTGAAGGATGTTTCATCTGTTGTCAAGCTTGAAATACAGTCCCGCTCTCCACAGATATCCTCCACGGGAGTCCAATCTCCACATTTGTTCTCCCCATCGCCAGTGGATTCTCTCCCTCTTCAGAGGCGTAAACCTTGTTATGGATGGCTTAGCAGTGATGACGAGGATGAGCCAGAGCTCTTACATCTAACACCTGCTACTTAA
- the LOC118043330 gene encoding uncharacterized protein isoform X1 — MMFGCKYVIQIGIDNPETIDKAAWNKEMLHVFCDLCIKAIDMGMRPNTHFDKAGWKYLQTSFKEITGHAFTKTQLKNKWDGCKKDWRIWTKLISETGVGWSAELGTISASDEWWKTKIQEIRGAKKFRHAGIEPSLRLKFDRMFSNIVATGQYAWAPSAGIRRDDNVGVDEDPNANDEQPDLEEGSGDSEEDGIPNFTDDVCNMVRGVNMSSSSNTRSSGKRKERERVDVQSGKKKRSSGIGMQLLSRFNNMVDSMSINSDSTSIFKDRKGCSIPEVMIELHSIEGVHIGDDFHAWATEFLGIRRNREMWFSMGSLQNKMIWLQKMFTRRKAP; from the exons ATGATGTTTGGTTGCAAATATGTTATCCAAATAGGAATAGATAATCCAGAAACTATTGATAAAGCTGCTTGGAATAAAGAAATGTTGCATGTCTTTTGTGACCTTTGCATCAAGGCCATCGACATGGGAATGAGACCGAATACTCATTTCGACAAGGCCGGTTGGAAATATTTACAAACTTCTTTCAAAGAAATAACTGGTCACGCATTCACAAAGACACAATTGAAGAACAAATGGGATGGCTGCAAAAAGGATTGGAGGATATGGACAAAGCTCATTTCAGAAACTGGTGTGGGTTGGAGTGCAGAATTAGGGACAATTTCTGCAAGTGATGAATGgtggaaaacaaaaattcag GAAATAAGAGGCGCAAAAAAATTTAGGCATGCTGGTATCGAACCGTCTTTACGGTTGAAGTTCGACAGAATGTTCTCCAACATTGTTGCTACTGGACAGTACGCATGGGCACCATCGGCTGGAATCCGTCGTGATGATAATGTTGGTGTTGATGAGGACCCAAATGCCAATGACGAACAACCTGATTTGGAAGAAGGAAGCGGTGATTCAGAAGAGGATGGAATTCCAAATTTCACTGATGATGTGTGCAACATGGTTAGAGGGGTTAATATGTCAAGCAGTAGCAACACACGCAGTagtggaaagagaaaagaaagagaacgtGTTGACGTTcaatcagggaaaaaaaaaagaagttctgGAATTGGGATGCAACTACTGTCACGGTTTAATAACATGGTTGACAGTATGTCAATCAATAGTGATTCCACATCTATATTTAAAGATAGGAAGGGGTGTAGTATTCCTGAGGTTATGATTGAGCTGCACTCAATAGAAGGAGTTCATATTGGTGATGATTTTCATGCGTGGGCTACTGAGTTCTTGGGTATAAGAAGGAATAGAGAAATGTGGTTCAGTATGGGTAGTCTTCAAAACAAGATGATATGGTTGCAGAAAATGTTTACACGGCGTAAGGCACCATAG
- the LOC118043330 gene encoding uncharacterized protein isoform X3, translated as MGMRPNTHFDKAGWKYLQTSFKEITGHAFTKTQLKNKWDGCKKDWRIWTKLISETGVGWSAELGTISASDEWWKTKIQEIRGAKKFRHAGIEPSLRLKFDRMFSNIVATGQYAWAPSAGIRRDDNVGVDEDPNANDEQPDLEEGSGDSEEDGIPNFTDDVCNMVRGVNMSSSSNTRSSGKRKERERVDVQSGKKKRSSGIGMQLLSRFNNMVDSMSINSDSTSIFKDRKGCSIPEVMIELHSIEGVHIGDDFHAWATEFLGIRRNREMWFSMGSLQNKMIWLQKMFTRRKAP; from the exons ATGGGAATGAGACCGAATACTCATTTCGACAAGGCCGGTTGGAAATATTTACAAACTTCTTTCAAAGAAATAACTGGTCACGCATTCACAAAGACACAATTGAAGAACAAATGGGATGGCTGCAAAAAGGATTGGAGGATATGGACAAAGCTCATTTCAGAAACTGGTGTGGGTTGGAGTGCAGAATTAGGGACAATTTCTGCAAGTGATGAATGgtggaaaacaaaaattcag GAAATAAGAGGCGCAAAAAAATTTAGGCATGCTGGTATCGAACCGTCTTTACGGTTGAAGTTCGACAGAATGTTCTCCAACATTGTTGCTACTGGACAGTACGCATGGGCACCATCGGCTGGAATCCGTCGTGATGATAATGTTGGTGTTGATGAGGACCCAAATGCCAATGACGAACAACCTGATTTGGAAGAAGGAAGCGGTGATTCAGAAGAGGATGGAATTCCAAATTTCACTGATGATGTGTGCAACATGGTTAGAGGGGTTAATATGTCAAGCAGTAGCAACACACGCAGTagtggaaagagaaaagaaagagaacgtGTTGACGTTcaatcagggaaaaaaaaaagaagttctgGAATTGGGATGCAACTACTGTCACGGTTTAATAACATGGTTGACAGTATGTCAATCAATAGTGATTCCACATCTATATTTAAAGATAGGAAGGGGTGTAGTATTCCTGAGGTTATGATTGAGCTGCACTCAATAGAAGGAGTTCATATTGGTGATGATTTTCATGCGTGGGCTACTGAGTTCTTGGGTATAAGAAGGAATAGAGAAATGTGGTTCAGTATGGGTAGTCTTCAAAACAAGATGATATGGTTGCAGAAAATGTTTACACGGCGTAAGGCACCATAG
- the LOC118043330 gene encoding uncharacterized protein isoform X2: MLHVFCDLCIKAIDMGMRPNTHFDKAGWKYLQTSFKEITGHAFTKTQLKNKWDGCKKDWRIWTKLISETGVGWSAELGTISASDEWWKTKIQEIRGAKKFRHAGIEPSLRLKFDRMFSNIVATGQYAWAPSAGIRRDDNVGVDEDPNANDEQPDLEEGSGDSEEDGIPNFTDDVCNMVRGVNMSSSSNTRSSGKRKERERVDVQSGKKKRSSGIGMQLLSRFNNMVDSMSINSDSTSIFKDRKGCSIPEVMIELHSIEGVHIGDDFHAWATEFLGIRRNREMWFSMGSLQNKMIWLQKMFTRRKAP, encoded by the exons ATGTTGCATGTCTTTTGTGACCTTTGCATCAAGGCCATCGACATGGGAATGAGACCGAATACTCATTTCGACAAGGCCGGTTGGAAATATTTACAAACTTCTTTCAAAGAAATAACTGGTCACGCATTCACAAAGACACAATTGAAGAACAAATGGGATGGCTGCAAAAAGGATTGGAGGATATGGACAAAGCTCATTTCAGAAACTGGTGTGGGTTGGAGTGCAGAATTAGGGACAATTTCTGCAAGTGATGAATGgtggaaaacaaaaattcag GAAATAAGAGGCGCAAAAAAATTTAGGCATGCTGGTATCGAACCGTCTTTACGGTTGAAGTTCGACAGAATGTTCTCCAACATTGTTGCTACTGGACAGTACGCATGGGCACCATCGGCTGGAATCCGTCGTGATGATAATGTTGGTGTTGATGAGGACCCAAATGCCAATGACGAACAACCTGATTTGGAAGAAGGAAGCGGTGATTCAGAAGAGGATGGAATTCCAAATTTCACTGATGATGTGTGCAACATGGTTAGAGGGGTTAATATGTCAAGCAGTAGCAACACACGCAGTagtggaaagagaaaagaaagagaacgtGTTGACGTTcaatcagggaaaaaaaaaagaagttctgGAATTGGGATGCAACTACTGTCACGGTTTAATAACATGGTTGACAGTATGTCAATCAATAGTGATTCCACATCTATATTTAAAGATAGGAAGGGGTGTAGTATTCCTGAGGTTATGATTGAGCTGCACTCAATAGAAGGAGTTCATATTGGTGATGATTTTCATGCGTGGGCTACTGAGTTCTTGGGTATAAGAAGGAATAGAGAAATGTGGTTCAGTATGGGTAGTCTTCAAAACAAGATGATATGGTTGCAGAAAATGTTTACACGGCGTAAGGCACCATAG
- the LOC118043332 gene encoding uncharacterized protein has protein sequence MPWLLAASMASSFQFGHVSESETQFNSVQPLSFTFSSINNGNSRAGLAKARKAARPSSSALNSVDPITFKSTSESPFALGLVSSFSAANPFTFNRHEVDKVSDHDAEKPIEAASKLQHEKTEPRIGEKENNSPKEMGVLSPSDIKQDKVARQANQDSMPNRANTALVVISRILKGIPQSPHFYQLINLSGHTRKVLISSWDRIFEETVEQMHSLQVNDFWVRARELWKTMGELQSMGYNVIPLRRRLVELTDVMIELKLTKVGMKGLMIKAENHRMEKSRLEFVILRLQEMIMQEHYGMLGALAQMVEMEKEVPKFDGVFAKLAMEPL, from the exons ATGCCCTGGCTATTAGCAGCTAGCATGGCTTCCTCCTTTCAGTTCGGTCATGTATCAGAATCCG AAACCCAGTTCAATTCAGTGCAGCCATTGTCATTCACTTTCTCATCGATTAATAATGGCAACAGTAGGGCCGGTCTCGCCAAGGCAAGAAAAGCTGCACGTCCCTCTTCCTCTGCTTTGAATTCAGTCGACCCCATTACCTTTAAAAGCACCAGTGAAAGTCCCTTTGCATTAGGTCTAGTTTCAAGCTTTTCAGCCGCTAATCCATTTACGTTCAATAGACATGAGGTTGACAAAGTATCCGACCATG ATGCAGAAAAACCGATTGAAGCTGCAAGTAAGCTGCAGCatgaaaaaactgaaccaaggattggagagaaagaaaacaatagCCCCAAAGAAATGGGTGTTTTGTCTCCATCCGATATCAAACAGGACAAGGTAGCAAGACAAGCAAACCAAGATTCAATGCCCAATAGGGCCAATACTGCATTGGTAGTGATTTCAAGGATTTTGAAAGGTATACCTCAAAGCCCTCACTTTTATCAGCTCATAAATCTCTCTGGACATACTAGAAAGGTTTTGATATCTTCATGGGATCGGATTTTCGAAGAAACTGTGGAGCAAATGCACTCTCTACAGGTAAATGATTTCTGGGTTAGGGCTAGAGAATTGTGGAAAACCATGGGGGAGTTGCAAAGCATGGGGTATAATGTGATTCCTCTGAGGAGAAGATTAGTGGAGTTAACTGATGTAATGATAGAGCTGAAGCTGACTAAGGTGGGAATGAAAGGGTTAATGATTAAAGCTGAGAACCATAGAATGGAGAAAAGTAGGCTTGAGTTTGTGATTTTGCGTTTGCAAGAAATGATCATGCAAGAGCATTATGGTATGCTTGGAGCACTGGCTCAGATGGTTGAAATGGAGAAAGAGGTACCCAAATTTGACGGTGTCTTTGCTAAATTGGCAATGGAGCCTCTCTAG
- the LOC118043331 gene encoding auxin transporter-like protein 2, giving the protein MSNQKQGEEAMVSSFNDTEHEEKEEVSKDESGFRLKSLLWHGGSVYDAWFSCASNQVAQVLLTLPYSFSQMGMLSGIILQIFYGFLGSWTAYLISVLYVEYRSRKEKENVNFKNHVIQWFEVLDGLLGPTWKAVGLAFNCTFLLFGSVIQLIACASNIYYIDDKFDKRTWTYIFGACCATTVFIPSFHNYRIWSFLGLGMTTYTAWYMTIASLVHGQVDGVTHSGPAKAVLYFTGATNILYTFGGHAVTVEIMHAMWKPQRFKYIYLLATLYVFTLTLPSAAATYWAFGDQLLTHSNAFSLLPRTGWRDAAVILMLIHQFITFGFACTPLYFVWEKVIGMHDTKSILLRALCRLPVVIPIWFFAIIFPFFGPINSAVGALLVTFTVYIIPALAHMLTYRSASARQNAVEKPPVFLPSWTAMYVLNAFIVVWVLVVGFGLGGWASMSNFIKQVDTFGLFAKCYQCPRSAAAKHH; this is encoded by the exons ATGTCCAATCAGAAACAAGGAGAGGAAGCTATGGTCTCAAGCTTCAATGACACTGAGCATGAAGAGAAAGAGGAAGTAAGCAAGGATGAATCCGGTTTTAGGCTTAAAAGCCTTCTTTGGCATGGAGGGTCAGTGTATGATGCCTGGTTTAGCTGTGCTTCAAATCAG GTTGCTCAGGTTCTGTTAACACTGCCATACTCCTTCTCTCAAATGGGGATGCTTTCAGGCATAATTTTGCAGatattttatggttttcttGGAAGCTGGACTGCTTACCTTATCAGTGTTCTCTATGTTGAATACCGAAgcagaaaggagaaagagaatgTCAACTTCAAGAACCATGTTATACAG TGGTTTGAGGTGCTAGATGGATTACTGGGTCCAACTTGGAAAGCTGTTGGGTTGGCCTTTAACTGCACTTTTCTCCTGTTTGGTTCTGTCATACAGCTCATAGCCTGTGCAAG CAACATCTACTACATAGATGACAAATTTGACAAGCGGACATGGACTTATATTTTTGGAGCTTGCTGTGCCACCACAGTGTTCATTCCTTCGTTTCACAACTACAGAATTTGGTCATTTCTTGGGCTTGGAATGACGACCTACACAGCTTGGTATATGACTATTGCATCTCTTGTTCACGGCCAG GTTGATGGGGTAACTCACTCGGGCCCAGCAAAGGCTGTTCTATATTTTACAGGAGCCACCAATATCCTCTACACGTTTGGTGGGCATGCTGTCACTGT GGAAATTATGCACGCCATGTGGAAGCCTCAAAGGTTCAAGTACATTTATCTACTTGCTACCCTTTATGTGTTCACTTTAACGCTTCCATCTGCTGCTGCGACCTACTGGGCCTTTGGAGATCAACTCCTCACACATTCAAATGCTTTCTCCCTGCTACCCCGCACCGGATGGCGTGATGCTGCTGTTATCCTCATGCTTATCCATCAG TTTATAACATTCGGATTCGCTTGTACACCGTTGTATTTTGTGTGGGAGAAGGTGATCGGAATGCATGATACAAAGAGCATATTGTTGAGGGCATTATGCCGGTTACCTGTGGTCATACCTATATGGTTCTTCGCAATTATATTTCCTTTCTTTGGACCAATTAACTCAGCTGTGGGGGCTCTTTTGGTTACCTTCACCGTCTACATCATCCCTGCTTTAGCTCATATGCTCACTTACCGATCTGCCTCGGCTCGACAG AATGCAGTTGAGAAACCTCCTGTCTTCCTCCCAAGCTGGACAGCCATGTACGTATTGAATGCATTTATAGTGGTATGGGTACTTGTGGTTGGCTTTGGATTGGGAGGGTGGGCTAGTATGTCCAATTTCATCAAGCAAGTTGACACATTTGGTCTTTTCGCCAAGTGCTACCAGTGTCCACGCTCGGCTGCTGCAAAACATCATTAA